In the Pseudomonas sp. DTU_2021_1001937_2_SI_NGA_ILE_001 genome, one interval contains:
- the arfA gene encoding alternative ribosome rescue factor ArfA, giving the protein MSKQKRPNKAKSIIAQPLFRSRQERPAKGKGSYRREAFQSKNWEASCFLAHR; this is encoded by the coding sequence ATGAGCAAACAGAAGCGGCCCAACAAGGCCAAATCCATCATCGCCCAGCCATTGTTCCGCAGCCGCCAGGAACGCCCGGCCAAGGGCAAGGGCAGCTACCGCCGCGAAGCCTTCCAGTCGAAAAACTGGGAGGCTTCTTGCTTTCTGGCCCATCGATAA
- the rsfS gene encoding ribosome silencing factor produces the protein MSKQKLNSEEVVQLAISALEDVKGTDILKIDVREKTSIADYMLICTGSSNRQLNALAENVREKVKAAGLQPLSEEGKGDSDWVLLDLGDVVVHVMTAAARQFYDLERLWQGAEQSRAASAAHHTPGNE, from the coding sequence ATGAGCAAGCAGAAACTGAACAGTGAAGAAGTCGTCCAGCTGGCCATCAGCGCCCTGGAAGACGTCAAGGGTACCGACATCCTCAAGATCGACGTCCGTGAAAAGACCAGCATCGCCGACTACATGCTGATCTGCACCGGTAGCTCCAACCGCCAGCTCAACGCACTGGCCGAGAACGTTCGCGAGAAGGTCAAGGCCGCCGGCCTGCAGCCGCTGAGCGAAGAAGGCAAAGGCGACAGCGACTGGGTGCTGCTGGACCTGGGTGATGTCGTGGTCCACGTGATGACCGCCGCTGCGCGCCAGTTCTACGACCTGGAGCGCCTCTGGCAGGGCGCCGAGCAGAGCCGTGCCGCCAGCGCCGCGCACCACACGCCAGGCAACGAATAA
- the rlmH gene encoding 23S rRNA (pseudouridine(1915)-N(3))-methyltransferase RlmH has product MRIRLIAVGSRMPKWVEEGWHEYAKRLPSELALELVEIPLNTRGKNADVARLIRQEGEAMLAKVQPGERVVTLEVQGKPWSTEQLAAELDRWRLDARTVNLMVGGPEGLAPEVCARSEQRWSLSPLTLPHPLVRILIGEQIYRAWTVLSGHPYHK; this is encoded by the coding sequence GTGCGGATACGCCTGATTGCCGTAGGCTCGCGCATGCCCAAGTGGGTGGAAGAAGGCTGGCATGAGTATGCCAAGCGTCTGCCATCCGAACTGGCGCTGGAACTGGTGGAAATCCCGCTCAACACCCGTGGCAAGAACGCCGACGTGGCGCGCCTGATCCGTCAGGAAGGCGAAGCCATGCTGGCCAAGGTGCAGCCGGGCGAGCGTGTGGTCACGCTGGAAGTGCAGGGCAAGCCCTGGAGCACCGAGCAGCTGGCCGCTGAGCTGGACCGCTGGCGGCTGGATGCGCGCACCGTCAACCTCATGGTCGGCGGCCCGGAAGGGCTGGCGCCGGAGGTCTGCGCGCGCAGCGAGCAGCGCTGGTCGCTGTCGCCGCTGACCCTGCCGCACCCGTTGGTCCGTATCCTCATCGGCGAACAGATCTACCGCGCCTGGACAGTCCTGTCCGGTCACCCTTACCACAAGTAG
- a CDS encoding lytic murein transglycosylase, with the protein MHSCFTRHWPLRQLITASSLVALVACAEKPTAADATPLQTSKANAPAVLTPAQPLQIDQNLAIQPTMSFDEWQAGFRNQALQAGIRADVFDKAFAGVTPDMSVVKADRSQPEFSRPVWEYLEGAISNARVRKGQSLLTQYAAELQRIEQQYGVDRQALVAVWGMESNFGQFQGSQSVIRSLATLAYEGRRPTFAQNQLLAALQILQQGDITPERMLGSWAGAMGQTQFMPTTYNTHAVDFDGDGRRDIWTSPTDALASAAHYLQSSGWQRGQPWGYEVVLGSNFDYALADPSIRKSLVQWQALGLKLPDGTPLPVAASQQQASLILPAGYRGPAFLVLDNFRAVLKYNNSTSYALAINLLADRFKGAGYIVGSWPRTDLPLSRSERIELQTLLSARQYDAGAPDGIIGANTRKAIRSAQQALGWPADGYPTHELLNSLRQP; encoded by the coding sequence ATGCATTCCTGTTTTACCCGGCACTGGCCACTGCGCCAGCTGATCACCGCTTCAAGCCTCGTCGCCCTGGTCGCCTGCGCCGAAAAACCGACTGCCGCCGACGCCACTCCCCTGCAGACCAGCAAGGCCAATGCCCCCGCGGTGCTGACGCCCGCCCAGCCCCTGCAGATCGACCAGAACCTGGCCATCCAGCCCACCATGAGTTTTGACGAGTGGCAGGCGGGCTTTCGCAACCAGGCCCTGCAGGCCGGTATCCGTGCCGATGTCTTCGACAAGGCGTTCGCAGGTGTCACCCCGGACATGAGCGTGGTCAAGGCCGACCGCAGTCAACCCGAGTTCAGCCGCCCGGTATGGGAATACCTCGAAGGTGCGATCTCCAATGCCCGGGTACGCAAGGGCCAGAGCCTGCTGACCCAATACGCCGCCGAGCTGCAGCGCATCGAACAACAGTACGGTGTCGACCGCCAGGCGCTGGTGGCGGTGTGGGGCATGGAAAGCAATTTTGGCCAGTTCCAGGGTTCGCAATCGGTGATCCGCTCCCTGGCCACCCTGGCCTATGAAGGCCGTCGTCCGACCTTCGCACAGAATCAGCTGCTGGCCGCCCTGCAGATCCTCCAGCAGGGCGACATCACGCCCGAGCGCATGCTCGGCTCCTGGGCGGGCGCCATGGGCCAGACCCAGTTCATGCCGACCACCTACAACACCCATGCCGTGGACTTCGACGGCGACGGGCGCCGTGACATCTGGACCAGCCCCACCGACGCTCTGGCTTCGGCTGCCCACTACCTGCAAAGCTCTGGCTGGCAGCGTGGCCAGCCGTGGGGCTACGAAGTGGTGCTGGGCAGCAACTTCGACTATGCATTGGCCGACCCGAGCATCCGCAAAAGCCTGGTGCAGTGGCAGGCGCTGGGCCTGAAACTCCCTGACGGCACCCCATTGCCAGTGGCGGCCAGCCAGCAACAGGCCTCGCTGATACTGCCGGCAGGCTACCGGGGTCCGGCCTTCCTGGTGCTGGACAACTTCCGCGCCGTGCTCAAGTACAACAACTCGACCTCCTACGCCCTGGCCATCAACCTGCTGGCCGACCGTTTCAAGGGGGCCGGGTACATCGTGGGCAGCTGGCCGCGTACCGACCTGCCATTGAGCCGTTCCGAACGCATCGAGCTGCAGACCCTGCTCAGTGCACGCCAGTACGACGCCGGCGCCCCGGACGGGATCATCGGCGCCAATACCCGCAAGGCCATCCGCAGCGCCCAGCAGGCCCTTGGCTGGCCCGCCGACGGTTACCCTACCCATGAACTGCTCAACAGCCTGCGCCAGCCCTGA
- a CDS encoding septal ring lytic transglycosylase RlpA family protein, producing the protein MRASTSVKLLLCVGIGVILASCSSSSRSPQKGNSQAVRSMPGLDINRAHKDGAPWWDVDISKIPDATPTLHTGAFKANPYTVLGKTYFPMNDGRRYVATGTASWYGTKFHGQNTANGEVYDLYGMSAAHKTLPLPTYVKVTNLDNNRSVVLRVNDRGPFYSDRIIDLSYAAAKKLGYAETGTARVKVEGIDPQEWWAQRGRPAPLMLSEPQATPQPAAPAITASTGSIEQYTPPPQQHAAPQVPLQAEAKKNVSGSADGLFLQVGAFANPDAAELLRSKLSTMVRAPVFVSSIARNQQTLYRVRMGPVATQGEAQQLQDSVRSANLGQPSVVTAD; encoded by the coding sequence ATGCGGGCAAGTACCTCTGTAAAACTGCTGCTGTGCGTCGGAATCGGCGTGATACTGGCCAGCTGCTCGTCGTCCAGCCGTTCGCCCCAGAAGGGCAACAGCCAGGCTGTGCGTTCGATGCCGGGCCTGGACATCAACCGTGCCCACAAGGATGGCGCGCCCTGGTGGGACGTGGATATCTCGAAGATTCCCGATGCCACGCCAACCCTGCACACCGGGGCCTTCAAGGCCAACCCCTACACGGTGCTGGGCAAGACCTATTTCCCGATGAACGACGGTCGGCGCTACGTGGCCACCGGCACCGCCTCGTGGTACGGCACCAAGTTCCATGGCCAGAACACCGCCAACGGTGAGGTCTACGACCTGTATGGCATGAGCGCTGCGCACAAGACCCTGCCGCTGCCGACCTACGTCAAGGTCACCAACCTCGACAACAACCGCAGCGTGGTGCTGCGCGTCAACGACCGCGGGCCGTTCTACTCCGACCGTATCATCGACCTGTCCTACGCTGCCGCGAAGAAACTCGGTTATGCCGAAACCGGCACCGCGCGGGTCAAGGTCGAGGGCATCGACCCGCAGGAGTGGTGGGCCCAGCGCGGCCGACCGGCGCCGCTGATGCTCAGTGAACCCCAGGCGACGCCGCAGCCGGCGGCGCCTGCCATCACCGCTTCGACCGGCAGCATCGAGCAGTACACGCCGCCGCCCCAGCAGCACGCGGCACCCCAGGTGCCCCTGCAGGCCGAGGCAAAAAAAAACGTTTCCGGATCAGCCGATGGGCTGTTTCTCCAGGTCGGAGCCTTCGCCAACCCGGATGCTGCGGAGCTGCTGCGCTCGAAGCTGAGCACGATGGTCCGGGCGCCGGTGTTCGTCAGCTCGATCGCGCGCAACCAGCAGACACTCTATCGCGTGAGGATGGGGCCGGTCGCGACGCAGGGTGAAGCCCAGCAGCTGCAGGACAGCGTGCGCTCCGCCAACCTGGGGCAACCCAGTGTGGTGACAGCCGACTGA
- the mrdA gene encoding penicillin-binding protein 2 has protein sequence MSQPIRLKDHEKDARLVRSRVVVGAVAVLLLVCVLIARLYYLQVIQYDYHSTLSENNRVHVQPIPPSRGLIYDRNGVVIADNRPSFSLSMTRERAGDWAKVLDTIVDILQLTPDDRLIFEKRMKQGRRPFEPVPILFELTEEQIALIAVNQFRLPGVEVVAQLVRHYPQGPHFAHSVGYVGRINEKELKSLDPINYSGTHHMGKTGIERFYEDDLHGQVGYEEVETNARGRVLRVLKRTDPIPGKDIVLSLDIQLQEAAEAALGGRRGAVVALNPNTGEVLAMVSAPSFDPNLFVTGISFKAYAELRDSIDRPLFNRILRGLYPPGSTIKPAVAIAGLDGGAITPTSRVFDPGFYQLPNYDHKYRNWNRTGDGWVDLDTAIMRSNDTYFYDLAHKLGIDKLSMYMNKFGIGQKVSLDMFEESPGLMPSREWKRTTRRQAWFPGETLILGIGQGYMQATPLQLAQATALVANKGKWIRPHLAKTIEGQPPVDPNPMPDIVLRDPNNWARVNHGMQEVMHGARGTARKASIGAQYRIAGKSGTAQVVAIKQGEKYDRSKVQERHRDHALFVGFAPADNPQIVVAVMVENGESGSGVAAPVVRQVMDAWLLDASGHLKPEYASSYNPERGSAPAVESTAREE, from the coding sequence ATGTCTCAGCCGATCCGCCTCAAAGATCACGAGAAAGACGCACGCCTGGTTCGCAGCCGTGTCGTGGTCGGTGCCGTGGCGGTCCTGCTGCTGGTGTGCGTGCTGATCGCCCGGCTGTACTACCTGCAGGTCATCCAGTACGACTACCACTCGACCCTGTCGGAGAACAACCGCGTCCACGTGCAGCCGATCCCGCCGAGCCGGGGGCTGATCTACGACCGCAACGGCGTGGTCATCGCCGACAACCGCCCCAGCTTCAGCCTCAGCATGACCCGCGAGCGGGCCGGCGACTGGGCCAAGGTGCTCGACACCATTGTCGATATCTTGCAACTGACCCCCGATGACCGGCTGATCTTCGAAAAGCGCATGAAGCAGGGGCGTCGGCCGTTCGAGCCGGTGCCGATTCTTTTCGAGCTGACCGAAGAGCAGATCGCCCTGATCGCCGTGAACCAGTTCCGCCTGCCTGGCGTGGAAGTGGTCGCGCAATTGGTGCGGCATTACCCGCAAGGGCCGCATTTCGCCCATTCGGTGGGCTATGTGGGGCGGATCAACGAGAAAGAACTCAAGAGCCTCGACCCGATCAACTACAGCGGCACCCACCACATGGGCAAGACCGGCATCGAGCGCTTCTACGAGGACGACCTGCATGGCCAGGTGGGTTACGAAGAGGTCGAGACCAACGCCCGCGGCCGGGTATTGCGGGTGCTCAAGCGCACCGACCCGATTCCCGGCAAGGACATCGTGCTGAGCCTCGACATCCAGCTGCAGGAAGCCGCCGAGGCGGCGCTGGGCGGGCGGCGTGGCGCGGTGGTGGCGCTGAACCCGAATACCGGCGAGGTGCTGGCGATGGTCAGCGCACCGAGTTTCGACCCCAACCTGTTCGTCACCGGCATCAGCTTCAAGGCCTATGCCGAGCTGCGCGACTCCATCGACCGGCCGCTGTTCAACCGTATCCTGCGCGGCCTGTACCCGCCGGGTTCGACCATCAAGCCGGCGGTGGCCATTGCCGGCCTGGACGGTGGCGCGATCACCCCGACGTCGCGGGTATTCGACCCCGGTTTCTACCAATTGCCCAATTACGATCACAAGTACCGTAACTGGAACCGCACCGGCGACGGCTGGGTCGACCTGGACACCGCGATCATGCGCTCCAACGACACCTACTTCTACGACCTGGCGCACAAGCTGGGCATCGACAAGCTGTCGATGTACATGAACAAGTTCGGTATCGGCCAGAAGGTCTCGCTGGACATGTTCGAGGAGTCGCCGGGGCTGATGCCGTCCCGCGAGTGGAAACGCACCACCCGGCGCCAGGCCTGGTTCCCTGGCGAAACGCTGATTCTCGGTATCGGCCAGGGCTACATGCAGGCCACGCCGCTGCAACTGGCCCAGGCCACCGCGCTGGTGGCCAACAAGGGCAAGTGGATCCGTCCGCACCTGGCCAAGACCATCGAAGGCCAGCCGCCGGTGGATCCCAATCCGATGCCGGACATCGTCCTGCGCGATCCCAACAACTGGGCGCGGGTCAACCATGGCATGCAGGAAGTGATGCACGGCGCCCGGGGTACCGCCCGCAAGGCGTCCATCGGCGCGCAGTACCGGATTGCCGGCAAGAGCGGTACCGCGCAGGTGGTGGCGATCAAGCAGGGCGAGAAGTACGACCGCAGCAAGGTCCAGGAGCGCCACCGTGACCACGCCCTGTTCGTCGGCTTCGCGCCGGCCGACAATCCGCAGATCGTCGTGGCGGTGATGGTCGAGAACGGCGAGTCCGGTTCCGGTGTCGCCGCGCCGGTGGTGCGCCAGGTGATGGACGCCTGGTTGCTCGACGCCAGCGGCCACCTCAAGCCCGAATACGCCAGTTCGTACAACCCAGAGCGCGGTAGCGCGCCTGCCGTGGAGTCCACCGCCCGTGAAGAGTAA
- the lipB gene encoding lipoyl(octanoyl) transferase LipB: protein MGDVLGIRELGLVDYTQAWHAMQRFTDTRGREAADEVWLVQHPPVFTQGQSGKAEHLLLPGDIPVVQVDRGGQVTYHGPGQLVAYLLLDVRRKGCGVRELVTRIENSLIDLLASYGVKAVAKPDAPGVYVDGAKIASLGLRIRNGCSFHGLALNVDMDLEPFRRINPCGYAGLKMTQLSEHAGSIEFAEVSARLRAQLVRHLDYAEQATLTGGID, encoded by the coding sequence ATGGGCGATGTCCTGGGCATCCGCGAGCTGGGGCTGGTCGACTACACCCAGGCCTGGCACGCGATGCAGCGTTTCACCGACACCCGTGGGCGCGAAGCGGCCGATGAAGTCTGGCTGGTGCAGCACCCGCCGGTCTTCACCCAGGGGCAGTCCGGCAAGGCCGAGCATCTGCTGCTGCCGGGCGACATTCCGGTGGTGCAGGTCGATCGGGGTGGCCAGGTGACCTATCATGGTCCCGGCCAACTGGTCGCGTACCTGCTGCTGGATGTACGCCGCAAGGGCTGTGGTGTGCGTGAACTGGTGACGCGGATCGAGAACAGCCTGATCGATCTGCTGGCCAGCTACGGTGTGAAGGCCGTAGCCAAGCCCGATGCCCCGGGTGTGTATGTCGACGGGGCCAAGATCGCCTCGCTGGGCCTGCGCATTCGCAACGGCTGCTCCTTCCATGGCCTGGCGCTGAACGTCGACATGGACCTGGAGCCCTTCAGGCGTATCAACCCCTGCGGCTACGCAGGGCTGAAAATGACCCAGCTGAGCGAACATGCCGGGTCCATCGAATTTGCCGAGGTAAGTGCCCGGCTGCGTGCGCAGCTCGTCAGACACCTCGACTATGCTGAGCAGGCGACCCTTACGGGCGGAATAGACTGA
- a CDS encoding D-alanyl-D-alanine carboxypeptidase family protein, with protein MNITTFAKRLCLLVPLMIAPAAWAAEQMTPAAPQLAAKSYVLMDASSGNVLVESNGDQRLPPASLTKLMTAYIATLEIRRGQIGENDPVTVSENAWRTGGSRMFIKVGSQVSVSDLLHGIIIQSGNDASVAISEHIAGSEDAFADMMNKTVGDLGMTNTHFMNPTGLPNPDHYSSAHDMAILARAIIHEDPAHYAIYSQKEFFWNGIKQPNRNLLLWRDKTVDGLKTGHTDEAGYCLVSSAVRDGMRLIAVVFGTNSEQARAAETQKLLTYGFRFFETQNFYQKGQELAQAPVWKGTARQVKAGLAQDLSLTMPKGQMKKLSATMTMNPQLMAPINKGDVIGKVEVRSEDKVVHTADLIALEGVEEGGFFRRVWDSIRLFFFGLFN; from the coding sequence ATGAACATCACAACCTTTGCAAAACGTTTGTGCCTGCTGGTGCCATTGATGATCGCCCCGGCAGCCTGGGCCGCTGAACAGATGACCCCGGCCGCACCGCAACTGGCCGCCAAATCCTACGTGCTGATGGATGCCTCCAGCGGCAACGTTCTGGTTGAGAGCAACGGTGACCAGCGCCTGCCGCCCGCGAGCCTGACCAAGCTGATGACTGCCTACATCGCGACCCTGGAAATCCGTCGCGGCCAGATCGGCGAGAACGACCCGGTCACCGTCAGTGAAAACGCCTGGCGCACCGGCGGCTCGCGGATGTTCATCAAGGTGGGTAGCCAGGTGAGCGTCAGCGACCTGCTGCACGGCATCATCATCCAGTCGGGCAACGACGCCAGTGTCGCCATTTCCGAGCACATCGCCGGCAGCGAAGACGCGTTCGCCGACATGATGAACAAGACCGTCGGCGACCTGGGCATGACCAATACCCACTTCATGAACCCGACCGGTCTGCCGAACCCCGATCACTACTCCTCGGCACACGACATGGCCATCCTGGCGCGAGCCATCATCCACGAAGACCCGGCGCACTACGCGATCTACTCGCAGAAGGAGTTTTTCTGGAACGGCATCAAGCAGCCCAACCGCAACCTGCTGCTGTGGCGTGACAAGACCGTCGATGGCCTGAAGACCGGCCACACCGACGAAGCCGGCTATTGCCTGGTGTCGTCCGCCGTGCGTGATGGCATGCGCCTGATCGCCGTGGTGTTCGGTACCAACAGCGAGCAGGCCCGTGCCGCGGAGACCCAGAAGCTGCTGACCTACGGCTTCCGCTTCTTCGAAACCCAGAACTTCTACCAGAAGGGCCAGGAACTGGCTCAGGCGCCGGTGTGGAAAGGCACCGCCCGTCAGGTCAAGGCCGGCCTGGCCCAGGACCTGAGCCTGACCATGCCCAAAGGTCAGATGAAGAAACTCTCGGCCACCATGACCATGAACCCGCAGCTGATGGCCCCCATCAACAAGGGTGACGTGATCGGCAAGGTCGAAGTGCGTTCGGAAGACAAAGTGGTACACACCGCCGACCTGATCGCCCTGGAAGGCGTCGAGGAAGGTGGCTTTTTCCGCCGCGTGTGGGATAGCATTCGCCTGTTCTTCTTCGGCTTGTTCAACTAA
- the lipA gene encoding lipoyl synthase translates to MTDTVQTLIPTLDVSERAPRPKVEAGVKLRGAEKVARIPVKIIPTVELPKKPDWIRVRIPVSPEVDRIKQLLRKHKLHSVCEEASCPNLGECFSGGTATFMIMGDICTRRCPFCDVGHGRPKPLDVDEPKNLAVAIADLGLKYVVITSVDRDDLRDGGAQHFADCIREIRALSPNVQLETLVPDYRGRMDIALEITAAEPPDVFNHNLETVPRLYKAARPGSDYQWSLTLLQRFKQMVPHVPTKSGLMLGLGETDDEVIEVMQRMREHDIDMLTLGQYLQPSRNHLPVQRFVHPDTFAWFAEEGYRMGFKNVASGPLVRSSYHADEQAKIAKNML, encoded by the coding sequence ATGACTGATACCGTGCAAACCCTGATCCCCACGCTCGACGTGTCCGAGCGAGCGCCCCGTCCCAAAGTCGAAGCCGGCGTAAAGCTGCGTGGCGCGGAGAAAGTCGCACGCATTCCGGTCAAGATCATTCCGACCGTCGAGCTGCCGAAAAAACCCGACTGGATCCGCGTGCGCATCCCGGTTTCCCCGGAGGTCGATCGTATCAAGCAACTGCTGCGCAAGCACAAGCTGCACAGCGTCTGCGAAGAGGCGTCCTGCCCGAACCTGGGCGAGTGCTTCTCCGGCGGCACCGCGACCTTCATGATCATGGGCGACATCTGCACCCGTCGCTGCCCGTTCTGCGACGTCGGTCATGGCCGGCCCAAGCCACTGGACGTCGACGAGCCAAAGAACCTGGCCGTTGCCATCGCCGACCTGGGCCTGAAGTACGTGGTCATCACCTCGGTGGACCGCGACGACCTGCGTGACGGTGGCGCCCAGCACTTCGCCGACTGCATCCGCGAGATCCGCGCGCTGTCGCCCAACGTGCAACTGGAAACCCTGGTGCCCGACTACCGTGGCCGCATGGACATCGCCCTGGAGATCACCGCCGCCGAGCCGCCGGATGTCTTCAACCACAACCTGGAGACCGTCCCGCGCCTGTACAAGGCTGCGCGTCCGGGCTCCGACTACCAGTGGTCGCTGACCCTGCTGCAGCGCTTCAAGCAGATGGTCCCGCACGTGCCGACCAAGTCCGGCCTGATGCTGGGGCTGGGCGAGACCGACGACGAGGTCATCGAGGTCATGCAGCGCATGCGCGAGCACGACATCGACATGCTGACCCTCGGTCAGTACCTGCAGCCGTCGCGCAACCACCTGCCGGTGCAGCGCTTCGTGCACCCCGACACCTTCGCCTGGTTCGCCGAGGAAGGCTACCGCATGGGCTTCAAGAACGTGGCGTCCGGCCCGCTGGTACGCTCTTCGTACCACGCCGATGAACAGGCCAAGATCGCCAAGAACATGCTCTGA
- the rodA gene encoding rod shape-determining protein RodA, giving the protein MRRRATLLQRMHIDGPLLVLLLVLAAGSLFVLYSASGKDWDLLLKQASSFGLGIVAMIVIAQFEPRFMARWVPVGYVIGVALLVVVDVMGHNAMGATRWINIPGVIRFQPAEFLKILMPATIAWYLSKRTLPPQLKHVAISLGLIGIPFVLIVRQPDLGTSLLILASGAFVLFMAGLRWRWILSVVVAVVPASVLMWFFFMHDYQKQRVLTFLDPESDPLGTGWNIIQSKAAIGSGGVFGKGWLLGTQSHLDFLPESHTDFIIAVLGEEFGLVGICALLIIYLLLIGRGLVITAQAQTLFGKLLAGALTMTFFVYVFVNIGMVSGLLPVVGVPLPFISYGGTSLVTLLSAFGILMSIHTHRKWIAQA; this is encoded by the coding sequence ATGCGCCGCCGCGCCACGCTGCTGCAGCGCATGCATATCGATGGCCCCCTGCTGGTACTGCTGCTGGTGCTCGCCGCCGGCAGCCTGTTCGTGCTGTATTCGGCCAGTGGCAAGGACTGGGACCTGCTGCTCAAGCAGGCCAGTTCGTTCGGCCTCGGCATCGTGGCGATGATCGTCATCGCCCAGTTCGAGCCGCGCTTCATGGCGCGCTGGGTGCCGGTGGGCTATGTGATCGGCGTTGCCCTGCTGGTGGTGGTGGACGTCATGGGCCACAACGCCATGGGCGCGACGCGCTGGATCAACATCCCCGGGGTGATTCGCTTCCAGCCGGCGGAATTCCTCAAGATCCTCATGCCGGCCACCATCGCCTGGTACCTGTCCAAGCGCACGCTACCGCCCCAGCTCAAGCACGTGGCGATCAGCCTCGGCCTGATCGGCATTCCCTTCGTGCTCATCGTGCGCCAGCCGGACCTTGGCACCTCCTTGCTGATCCTCGCCTCGGGCGCTTTCGTGCTGTTCATGGCCGGCCTGCGCTGGCGCTGGATCCTCAGCGTGGTGGTGGCGGTGGTGCCGGCCTCGGTGCTGATGTGGTTCTTTTTCATGCACGACTACCAGAAACAGCGCGTACTGACCTTCCTCGACCCGGAAAGCGACCCGCTGGGTACTGGTTGGAACATCATCCAGTCCAAGGCGGCGATCGGCTCCGGCGGGGTGTTCGGCAAGGGCTGGCTGCTCGGCACCCAGTCGCACCTGGACTTCCTGCCGGAAAGCCATACCGACTTCATCATCGCGGTGCTGGGCGAAGAGTTCGGCCTAGTCGGCATCTGCGCGCTGCTGATCATCTACCTGCTGCTGATCGGTCGCGGGCTGGTCATCACCGCCCAGGCCCAGACACTGTTCGGCAAATTGCTGGCGGGTGCGCTGACCATGACCTTCTTCGTTTACGTCTTCGTCAACATCGGTATGGTCAGTGGCCTGCTGCCGGTGGTAGGGGTTCCGTTGCCCTTCATTAGCTACGGAGGAACTTCGCTGGTGACCCTGCTGTCAGCGTTTGGCATTTTGATGTCGATTCACACCCATCGGAAATGGATCGCACAGGCTTGA
- a CDS encoding DUF493 domain-containing protein — MTDTDVQSPKIEFPCNDYPIKVIGDTGVGFTDTVIEILSKYAKVDLNTLAERQSSNGKYTTVQLHIVATGEEQLRDINSALRATGIVHMVL; from the coding sequence ATGACCGATACCGACGTCCAGTCGCCCAAAATCGAATTCCCCTGCAACGACTACCCGATCAAAGTGATCGGCGACACCGGTGTAGGCTTCACCGATACCGTGATCGAGATCCTCAGCAAGTACGCCAAGGTGGACCTGAACACCCTGGCCGAGCGGCAGAGCAGCAACGGCAAGTACACCACCGTGCAACTGCATATCGTTGCCACCGGTGAAGAACAACTGCGTGACATCAACAGCGCCCTGCGCGCCACAGGCATCGTGCACATGGTGCTGTGA
- the mltB gene encoding lytic murein transglycosylase B, which yields MQAAFNLARCVPLVGLMGLLSSLQDAEAGSYDGSPQVAEFVGEMTRDYGFAGEQLMGVFREVERKQAILDAISRPAERVKPWKEYRPMFITDARIARGVDFWRQHEAALARAEREYGVPAQIIVAIIGVETFFGRNTGNYRVIDALSTLGFDYPPRADFFRKELREYLLLAREQQVDPLTIKGSYAGAMGLPQFMPSSFRAYAVDFDGDGHINIWTDPDDAIGSVASYFKRHGWTAGQPVVSRAKVFGDQVEQGLSPGLDPVMSLGELRGLGWSSHDALRDDLPVTAFRLEGDNGPEYWIGLNNFYAITRYNRSVMYAMAVYQLSESLVQARGVK from the coding sequence ATGCAAGCAGCCTTCAACCTGGCCCGCTGCGTACCGCTGGTCGGCCTGATGGGACTCCTCAGTTCGCTGCAGGATGCCGAGGCCGGCTCCTACGATGGCTCGCCCCAGGTGGCCGAGTTCGTCGGCGAGATGACCCGCGACTATGGCTTTGCCGGCGAACAGCTGATGGGGGTGTTCCGCGAGGTGGAGCGCAAGCAGGCCATCCTCGACGCCATCTCGCGGCCGGCCGAACGCGTCAAGCCGTGGAAGGAATATCGCCCGATGTTCATCACCGACGCGCGCATCGCCCGCGGGGTGGACTTCTGGCGCCAGCACGAGGCTGCCCTGGCCCGCGCCGAGCGCGAATATGGCGTGCCGGCGCAGATCATCGTGGCCATCATCGGCGTAGAGACCTTTTTCGGCCGCAACACCGGCAACTACCGGGTCATTGACGCGCTGTCCACCCTGGGCTTCGACTACCCGCCACGTGCCGACTTCTTCCGCAAGGAGCTGCGCGAGTACCTGCTGCTGGCCCGTGAACAGCAGGTCGACCCGCTGACCATCAAGGGCTCGTACGCCGGTGCCATGGGCCTGCCGCAATTCATGCCGAGCAGCTTCCGTGCGTATGCCGTGGATTTCGACGGTGATGGCCACATCAACATCTGGACCGACCCGGACGATGCCATCGGCAGCGTGGCCAGCTACTTCAAGCGCCACGGCTGGACGGCCGGGCAGCCGGTGGTCAGCCGTGCCAAGGTGTTCGGCGACCAGGTCGAGCAGGGCCTGAGCCCCGGGCTCGACCCGGTGATGAGCCTGGGGGAGTTGCGAGGCCTGGGCTGGTCAAGTCATGATGCGCTGCGCGACGACCTGCCGGTCACCGCGTTTCGCCTGGAAGGTGACAACGGCCCTGAATACTGGATAGGGTTGAACAATTTCTATGCGATCACTCGCTATAACCGGAGTGTGATGTACGCCATGGCGGTCTATCAGCTGTCCGAATCACTGGTTCAAGCTCGAGGCGTCAAGTAA